A single region of the Cereibacter sphaeroides 2.4.1 genome encodes:
- a CDS encoding invasion associated locus B family protein, translating into MRTTKGRLLPAAAIVLACLATGAAAQESTNRVATKTDWSVFAESSPKECWGVSSPKQTQATRDGKAVDVRRGDILLFVTYRPGSGAKGEISFTGGYPFAPGSTVNVDIGGTKFELFTDGEWAWPANAQDDASLLASMKRGSTAVLTARSARGTQTKDTFSLSGFTAAMSDAETRCK; encoded by the coding sequence GGGCGCCTGCTTCCGGCGGCGGCGATTGTCCTCGCCTGTCTCGCGACGGGTGCGGCCGCTCAGGAATCCACGAACCGGGTCGCGACCAAGACGGACTGGAGCGTGTTCGCCGAAAGCTCTCCCAAGGAATGCTGGGGCGTCTCGAGCCCGAAGCAGACCCAGGCCACGCGGGATGGCAAGGCCGTCGACGTGCGCCGCGGCGACATCCTGCTGTTCGTGACCTACCGTCCGGGCTCGGGCGCCAAGGGCGAAATCTCCTTCACCGGCGGCTATCCGTTCGCCCCGGGCTCGACCGTCAACGTCGACATCGGCGGCACCAAGTTCGAGCTTTTCACCGACGGGGAATGGGCCTGGCCCGCGAATGCGCAGGACGATGCCTCGCTGCTCGCGTCGATGAAACGCGGCAGCACCGCCGTCCTGACCGCCCGCTCGGCCCGCGGAACCCAGACCAAGGACACGTTCTCGCTTTCGGGCTTCACCGCCGCAATGTCCGACGCCGAGACGCGCTGCAAGTAA